The Balearica regulorum gibbericeps isolate bBalReg1 chromosome 5, bBalReg1.pri, whole genome shotgun sequence genome window below encodes:
- the NID2 gene encoding nidogen-2 → MRAVAAVLAAVLAVGAALPRRGLLPHGPARGDARLRPGDDESSPGVPLRRALRLYGRTARRLYVGTNGVISTQDFPRETQYVDDDFPTDFPVIAPFLADLDTSGDRGNIHYRQDDSPDVLDQAAGYVQAGFPHTAGSFMPTNAFIATWEDVGAYQELSQDTEPSKKLNTFQAVIAYDDADTYAIFLYPDGGLQFLGTRPKESYNVQLELPARVGFSGGDGDDPKRDGLFHSLASSEQALRQLERGSNAGVPGVWVFHVGSAAPLEHVEPGGGGGAGPGVPQSPEPHVPGNADYSRALYSLADHVSTELPAWHSSEATSPRPNHGPRAPALLGIVPEGLPASPGQERSRRLHPDGDGGTRQSYSPNPSSYSSGHHGVGVEEDVHFNPDVFTYSAASKETCARHHGRCSPHAFCTDYATGVCCHCRATYYGNGRQCLPEGAVHRLNGKVSGSLTVGRASVRFQDVDLHAYIVGSDGRAYTAISGVPQPAARALLPLLPIGGLFAWLFALEEPGSENGFSITGAEFTQSLEVTFYPGEETVHVTQTAEGLGPDNYLSLKTHIQGQVPFLPENVTVHIAPYKELHHYSSSAVTSSAQREYVLAAGTANQTLSYRLRQNVTFAGCPYARLPARQQLSVARAFALYDGQEHVLRYALAARVGSARDDAENPPVNPCHDGTHACEATARCQPGAGMEYACECTAGYRRDGRGCRDVDECTEGLSQCGPFTVCLNVPGSYRCECRSGYRPAEDGQACVPLAPASNPCEDGSHPCAPGDRARCLPHAGGRPACECLPGYAGDGIHCSDVDECAENPCHPAATCYNTPGSFLCRCQPGYEGDGFQCAHAEGSTQRLTPCQHERLYPRAVPPGPSPVGDGHVPQCDEEGRYRPLQCHGSTGYCWCVDAAGQEIAGTRTAPGNTPPRCGSPEPVRQLTPCEHERLYPRAVPPGPSPVGDGHVPQCDEEGRYRPLQCHGSTGYCWCVDAAGQEIAGTRTAPGSTPPRCGSPAPTERPHTMCERWRQSLLEHYGGSPRPDQYVPQCDTAGDFTPLQCHGDSGYCWCVDESGREIQGTRSEPGSTPPCLPSVAPPSVRPSPRPDVSPPATGTFLLYAQGQQIGYLPLNGTRLQKEAAKTLLSLHGSIVVGIDYDCREKTIYWTDVAGRTISRASLEPGAEPETIINSGLISPEGLAVDHLRRAMFWTDSGLDKIERARLDGSERRVLFDTELVNPRAIAVDPVRGNLYWTDWNREAPKIETSTVNGANRRVLVNKDIGLPNGLTFDPFSKLLCWADAGTKHLECTFPDGAGRRVIQNNLNYPFSIISYANHFYHTDWRRDGVIAIDKETGSFTDEYLPEQRSHLYGITAVYPYCPGARK, encoded by the exons atgcgggcggtggcggcggtgCTGGCGGCGGTGCTGGCGGTGGGGGCAGCCCTGCCCCGCCGGGGGCTGCTGCCgcacggcccggcccgcggCGATGCCCGGCTGCGGCCCGGCGACGACGAGAGCTCGCCCGGGGTGCCGCTCCGCCGCGCCCTGCGCCTCTACGGCCGCACCGCCCGCCGCCTCTAC GTGGGGACCAACGGGGTCATCTCCACCCAGGATTTCCCCAGGGAGACCCAGTACGTGGATGACGATTTCCCCACAGACTTCCCCGTCATCGCTCCCTTTCTGGCCGACCTCGACACCTCCGGTGACAGAGGGAACATCCACTACCGGCAAGACGATTCTCCGGACGTGCTGGACCAGGCTGCGGGCTACGTCCAGGCTGGGTTCCCCCACACCGCCGGCTCCTTCATGCCCACCAACGCGTTCATCGCCACCTGGGAGGACGTGGGTGCCTACCAGGAGCTCTCGCAGGACACCGAGCCCTCCAAGAAG CTCAACACCTTCCAGGCGGTCATAGCCTACGACGATGCGGACACCTACGCCATCTTCCTCTACCCCGACGGTGGCCTCCAGTTCCTGGGGACGCGGCCCAAGGAGTCCTACAACGTCCAGCTGGAGCTGCCGGCCAGGGTGGGCTTCAGCGGGGGGGACGGCGATGACCCGAAGAGGGACGGGCTCTTCCACAGCCTGGCCAGCAGCGAGCAGGCTCTGAGGCAGCTGGAGCG GGGGAGCAACGCGGGGGTGCCCGGCGTGTGGGTCTTCCACGTGGGCAGCGCGGCCCCCCTGGAGCACGTGGagccggggggcggcgggggagccGGCCCCGGCGTGCCGCAGAGCCCCGAACCCCACGTCCCCGGCAACGCTGACTACAGCCGTGCGCTCTACAGCCTTGCTGACCACGTGTCCACGGAGCTGCCGGCCTGGCACAGCTCGGAGGCCACGTCACCGCGTCCCAATCACGGACCCCGCGCCCCGGCGCTGCTGGGCATCGTCCCCGAGGGGCTGCCCGCGTCCCCGGGGCAGGAGCGGAGCCGCCGGCTTCACCCCGATGGGGACGGCGGCACCCGGCAGAGCTACTCCCCCAACCCCTCTTCCTACAGCTCCGGGCATCACGGCGTCGGCGTGGAGGAAGACGTGCATTTTAACCCCGATG TGTTCACCTACAGCGCGGCCAGCAAGGAGACGTGTGCCCGGCACCACGGGCGCTGCTCCCCGCACGCCTTCTGCACCGACTACGCCACCGGCGTCTGCTGCCACTGCCGGGCCACCTACTACGGCAACGGGCGGCAGTGTCTGCCCGAAG GGGCCGTGCATCGCCTCAACGGGAAGGTGAGCGGGAGCCTGACGGTGGGACGGGCGTCCGTCCGCTTCCAGGACGTCGACCTGCACGCCTACATCGTGGGCAGCGACGGCCGAGCCTACACGGCCATCAGCGGGGTGCCCCAGCCCGCCGCCCgtgccctcctgcccctcctgcccaTCGGCGGGCTCTTCGCCTGGCTCTTCGCCCTGGAGGAGCCTGGCTCCGAGAACGGCTTCAGCATCACCG GCGCCGAATTCACCCAGAGCCTGGAGGTGACCTTCTACCCCGGAGAGGAGACCGTCCATGTCACTCAGACGGCCGAGGGCCTGGGGCCGGACAATTACTTAAGCCTTAAGACGCACATCCAAGGCCAGGTGCCATTTCTCCCGGAGAACGTCACCGTCCACATCGCTCCCTACAAGGAGCTCCACCACTACTCCAGCTCAG CCGTGACATCCTCTGCTCAGCGGGAGTATGTCCTGGCCGCGGGGACCGCCAACCAGACCTTGTCCTACCGCCTGCGCCAGAACGTCACCTTCGCCGGCTGCCCGTACGCCCGCCTGCCCGCCCGGCAGCAGCTCAGCGTGGCGCGCGCCTTCGCCCTCTACGACGGCCAGGAGCACGTCCTGCGCTACGCCCTCGCCGCCCGCGTCGGCTCGGCACGAG ACGATGCCGAGAATCCCCCGGTGAACCCGTGCCACGACGGCACGCACGCGTGTGAGGCGACAGCGCGCTGCCAGCCCGGCGCGGGGATGGAGTACGCGTGCGAGTGCACGGCCGGGTACCGCAGAGACGGACGGGGCTGTCGAG ATGTGGACGAGTGCACGGAGGGCCTGAGCCAGTGCGGCCCCTTCACCGTCTGCCTGAACGTGCCGGGTAGCTACCGGTGCGAGTGCCGCAGCGGGTACCGGCCGGCGGAGGACGGGCAGGCGTGTGTGC CACTGGCGCCGGCGAGCAACCCCTGCGAGGACGGGAGCCACCCCTGTGCGCCGGGGGACCGGGCACGGTGCCTGCCCCACGCCGGAGGCCGCCCAGCCTGCGAGTGCCTCCCCGGGTACGCCGGCGATGGCATCCACTGCTCCG ATGTGGATGAGTGTGCCGAAAACCCGTGTCACCCAGCCGCCACCTGCTACAACACGCCGGGCTCCTTCTTGTGCCGGTGCCAGCCCGGCTACGAGGGCGATGGCTTCCAGTGTGCGCACG CGGAAGGGAGCACGCAGCGACTGACGCCCTGCCAGCACGAGCGGCTGTACCCACGGGCGGTGCCACCCGGACCCTCGCCCGTGGGCGACGGGCACGTGCCGCAGTGTGACGAGGAGGGTCGGTACCGGCCCCTGCAGTGCCACGGCAGCACCGGGTACTGCTGGTGCGTGGACGCCGCGGGGCAGGAGATCGCCGGCACGCGGACGGCGCCGGGCAACACGCCGCCTCGCTGCGGGAGCCCAG agccCGTCCGGCAGCTGACCCCTTGCGAACACGAGCGGCTGTACCCACGGGCGGTGCCACCCGGACCCTCGCCCGTGGGCGACGGGCATGTGCCGCAGTGCGACGAGGAGGGTCGGTACCGGCCCCTGCAGTGCCACGGCAGCACCGGGTACTGCTGGTGCGTGGACGCCGCGGGGCAGGAGATCGCCGGCACGCGGACGGCGCCGGGCAGCACGCCGCCTCGCTGCGGGAGCCCAG CGCCCACAGAGCGGCCCCACACCATGTGCGAGCGCTGGCGGCAGAGCCTGCTGGAGCACTACGGGGGCAGCCCTCGCCCCGACCAGTACGTGCCGCAGTGCGACACGGCGGGCGACTTCACCCCGCTGCAGTGCCACGGGGACAGCGGGTACTGCTGGTGCGTGGACGAGAGCGGCAGGGAGATCCAGGGCACGCGCTCGGAGCCTGGCAGCACTCCGCCAT GTCTCCCCAGCGTCGCACCGCCCAGCGTCCGGCCCTCGCCCCGGCCCGACGTGTCCCCACCGGCCACGGGGACCTTTCTGCTCTACGCTCAGGGCCAGCAGATCGGCTACCTCCCGCTCAACGGCACGCGGCTGCAGAAGGAGGCGGCGAAGACCCTGCTGTCCCTGCAT GGCTCCATCGTGGTGGGGATCGACTATGACTGCCGGGAGAAGACGATCTATTGGACCGATGTGGCCGGCCGGACCATAAGCCGAGCGAGTCTGGAGCCAGGCGCTGAGCCGGAGACCATTATCAACTCAG GGCTCATCAGCCCCGAGGGGCTAGCGGTGGACCACCTCCGCCGAGCCATGTTCTGGACTGACAGCGGCCTGGATAAGATCGAGAGAGCCCGGCTGGATGGCTCCGAGCGGCGGGTGCTCTTCGACACGGAGCTTGTCAACCCCCGGGCCATTGCGGTGGACCCCGTCCGAgg CAACCTTTACTGGACGGACTGGAATCGTGAAGCACCCAAAATTGAAACTTCCACTGTCAACGGAGCCAACAGGAGGGTCCTGGTGAACAAGGACATCGGCTTGCCCAACGGCCTGACGTTCGACCCCTTCTCCAAGCTGCTCTGTTGGGCAGACGCAG GAACGAAGCACCTGGAGTGCACATTCCCAGACGGCGCGGGCCGGCGCGTCATACAGAACAACCTCAACTACCCCTTCAGCATCATCAGTTACGCCAACCACTTCTACCACACGGACTGGAGACG GGATGGTGTGATAGCTATCGATAAAGAAACCGGCTCCTTTACCGATGAGTATCTTCCAGAGCAGCGATCACACCTCTATGGAATAACTGCAGTTTATCCCTACTGCCCCGGAG caaGGAAATAG